Proteins encoded within one genomic window of Phototrophicus methaneseepsis:
- a CDS encoding aldehyde dehydrogenase family protein has product MTIAEIFKTMDYGPAPESADAAKAWLADHHEQFDLFIGGKWQAPEAGAYLDVHNPATGEMLAQVADAAEADIDKAVKAARKAQKDWAALSGHQRARYLYALARNIQKHARLLSVVESMDNGKPIRESRDLDIPLVARHFYYHAGWAQLMGTELRDYQPVGVIGQVIPWNFPLLMLAWKIAPALAMGNTVVLKPAPYTPLSALVFAEIVAESGLPAGVVNIVTGGDEAGVSIVAHPDIDKIAFTGSTQVGRIIRQATAGTGKKLSLELGGKSPFVVFEDADQDGAIEGLVDAIWFNQGQVCCAGSRLLVQENIADAFIQKLKARMAKLRTGDPLDKTVDLGAVVDPVQYETIDRWVKLGVQEGATLFQPDIPMPEKGCYYPPTLLTDVSPASTVVQEEIFGPVLTALTFRTPQEAIALANNTRYGLAASIWTENINVALEVAHRIKAGSVWVNSTNLFDAASGFGGYRESGYGREGGKEGLYEYVRPIWQTRPTPNITLPMNANGKPDVKSWAAHTPTRPTPLNGKSTTNGTLPTLDRTAKMYIGGKQKRPDGAYTRPVLGPKGVEVGQVGDGNRKDIRDAVEAAHGARGWADRTAFNRAQVLYYIAENLSARSDEFANRLVALLGATQKEAQREVDASIDRLFTYAAWADKYGGTVQETTLQGLVVGFHDTLGVIGIACPDEAPLLSFISLIAPAIARGNTVVAIPSEKYPLLATDFYQVLDTSDVPGGVVNIVTGTRDHLTQTLAEHEDVDAMWYFGSAAGSAFVEYLSASNMKRTWVNYGEPLDWYDSEKAAGERFLHESIQVKNIWVPSGV; this is encoded by the coding sequence ATGACGATAGCGGAAATATTCAAAACAATGGACTATGGACCTGCGCCAGAATCAGCAGATGCGGCGAAAGCCTGGCTTGCCGACCATCATGAGCAGTTCGACCTGTTTATTGGGGGCAAGTGGCAAGCGCCGGAGGCAGGTGCCTACCTTGATGTACACAACCCGGCCACGGGTGAGATGCTGGCCCAGGTGGCCGACGCAGCAGAAGCAGACATCGACAAAGCTGTGAAAGCCGCCCGCAAAGCCCAAAAAGATTGGGCCGCCCTGAGCGGGCACCAACGCGCACGCTATCTCTATGCCCTGGCGCGCAATATTCAGAAGCATGCCCGCTTACTATCCGTGGTCGAATCTATGGATAACGGCAAGCCTATCCGAGAATCACGCGACCTGGATATTCCGCTGGTGGCGCGCCATTTTTATTATCATGCTGGCTGGGCGCAGCTCATGGGGACTGAATTACGCGATTATCAGCCTGTTGGCGTTATCGGGCAGGTCATCCCCTGGAACTTCCCGCTGCTCATGCTGGCCTGGAAGATCGCGCCTGCCCTGGCAATGGGGAACACGGTCGTACTCAAGCCAGCGCCTTATACGCCCTTGAGTGCGCTCGTCTTCGCTGAGATCGTCGCCGAGAGTGGCCTACCTGCTGGTGTCGTCAACATCGTTACAGGTGGCGACGAAGCTGGTGTGAGCATCGTGGCTCACCCGGATATTGATAAGATTGCCTTTACGGGGTCCACCCAGGTGGGCCGTATCATCCGGCAGGCGACGGCTGGCACTGGCAAAAAGCTCTCGCTAGAACTAGGCGGCAAATCGCCCTTTGTCGTCTTTGAAGATGCGGACCAGGATGGCGCAATTGAAGGTCTCGTGGATGCGATCTGGTTCAATCAGGGGCAGGTATGCTGTGCCGGGTCACGGTTGCTTGTACAGGAAAATATCGCCGATGCTTTCATCCAGAAGCTAAAGGCACGTATGGCGAAACTGCGCACGGGCGACCCGCTCGACAAAACGGTGGATCTGGGCGCAGTGGTGGACCCGGTCCAATATGAGACGATTGATCGTTGGGTCAAGCTGGGCGTGCAAGAAGGCGCAACTCTATTCCAGCCCGACATCCCCATGCCAGAAAAAGGCTGTTATTACCCACCAACCCTGTTGACGGACGTCTCGCCTGCGTCCACAGTGGTGCAGGAAGAAATCTTCGGCCCTGTGCTGACTGCGCTCACATTCCGCACCCCGCAGGAAGCCATCGCCCTGGCGAACAACACCCGTTACGGGCTGGCTGCCAGCATCTGGACGGAGAATATCAACGTCGCGCTGGAAGTCGCTCATCGCATCAAGGCGGGCAGCGTATGGGTCAACAGCACCAACTTATTCGACGCTGCCAGCGGCTTCGGCGGTTATCGTGAGAGCGGCTATGGGCGCGAGGGTGGCAAAGAAGGCCTCTATGAATACGTGCGCCCCATCTGGCAAACACGCCCCACGCCCAATATTACGCTGCCGATGAATGCCAATGGCAAACCCGACGTGAAATCCTGGGCGGCCCATACACCAACACGGCCCACGCCGCTTAATGGCAAATCAACGACGAATGGCACCTTACCCACATTAGACCGTACCGCCAAAATGTATATCGGTGGCAAGCAAAAACGCCCCGATGGCGCTTATACACGGCCTGTGCTCGGCCCTAAAGGTGTCGAAGTCGGGCAAGTTGGGGATGGTAATCGTAAAGATATACGCGACGCTGTAGAAGCAGCCCATGGGGCCCGTGGCTGGGCTGACCGTACCGCCTTCAACCGGGCGCAGGTGCTATATTACATCGCAGAGAACCTGAGCGCGCGCAGCGATGAATTCGCAAATAGGTTGGTGGCGCTGCTTGGCGCTACTCAGAAAGAAGCTCAACGAGAAGTCGATGCCTCGATTGATCGCCTGTTCACCTATGCCGCCTGGGCTGATAAATATGGTGGTACCGTACAGGAGACGACATTGCAGGGCTTAGTCGTCGGCTTCCACGATACGCTGGGTGTGATCGGCATCGCCTGCCCCGATGAGGCGCCGCTGCTGTCGTTCATCTCGCTGATAGCGCCGGCGATTGCGCGCGGTAATACGGTTGTCGCTATCCCATCTGAAAAGTACCCTCTGCTCGCAACGGATTTCTATCAGGTGCTGGATACCTCCGATGTGCCGGGTGGCGTGGTCAATATCGTCACGGGCACGCGCGACCATCTGACGCAGACGCTGGCCGAACATGAAGATGTCGATGCGATGTGGTACTTCGGCAGTGCAGCAGGCAGCGCCTTTGTGGAATATCTCTCCGCGTCGAACATGAAGCGCACATGGGTCAACTATGGCGAGCCGCTGGATTGGTACGACAGTGAAAAGGCCGCTGGCGAACGCTTCTTGCACGAGTCGATACAGGTCAAGAATATCTGGGTGCCTTCAGGGGTGTAA
- a CDS encoding cyclase family protein, with amino-acid sequence MFRLLSFPLSASAPVWPGNPPAAQTEANSAIANGDNANTTILHLFSHSGTHLDAPKHFNDAGASAYQLPIDRYIFHSPLVLEVPKPEGGPIHQYELEPYAQQLGAADLAMLRTGWIEKRTSEPKRYPQEGPYLDPEAARYLMTFSKLKGVAIDAVSIGAPYAYPESVATHQALTGVGRDDGHFLLILEDLRIDADLGNARRIYAWPLLIEGSDGSPCTIVAEFPD; translated from the coding sequence ATGTTTCGCTTATTATCGTTCCCCCTCAGCGCGAGTGCACCTGTCTGGCCGGGCAACCCACCCGCCGCCCAGACCGAAGCCAACAGCGCCATTGCCAATGGCGACAATGCCAATACCACTATCTTGCATCTCTTTTCGCATTCCGGCACGCATTTAGACGCACCGAAGCACTTCAATGATGCTGGAGCCAGCGCCTATCAACTGCCCATTGACCGCTATATCTTCCATTCACCGCTGGTATTAGAAGTTCCCAAACCAGAAGGCGGCCCCATCCATCAATATGAGCTAGAGCCTTATGCCCAGCAACTTGGGGCGGCTGACCTGGCAATGCTGCGTACAGGGTGGATTGAGAAACGCACATCAGAGCCGAAGCGCTACCCCCAGGAAGGGCCGTATCTGGACCCGGAAGCAGCCCGTTACCTGATGACGTTCTCTAAACTGAAAGGCGTCGCTATTGATGCCGTGTCGATTGGCGCGCCCTATGCCTACCCGGAATCCGTCGCAACACATCAAGCACTGACCGGGGTCGGTCGTGATGATGGGCATTTCTTATTGATACTGGAAGACCTACGCATTGATGCCGACCTGGGTAATGCTCGCCGGATTTATGCCTGGCCGCTGCTGATTGAAGGCTCCGACGGCAGCCCTTGCACTATCGTCGCAGAATTCCCAGATTAA
- a CDS encoding ABC transporter ATP-binding protein → MMTTQNRQSPLLEVRNLSRTFGAGDHIVRAVDNVSFDLYKGEVVAIVGESGSGKSTLARLLLRLLDTTSGEIRVQGKDVLSYHNHGDLKKYWQVVQGAFQDSFAAFNQFYSIRRTLAKSLNVLDRTLTNKEVQERIENSLLEVGLEPSDILKKWPHQLSGGQLQRVMIARALTVEPELLIADEPTSMLDASLRVTVLNLLLALQKRHNMSIIFITHDLGQANYVSDRLLVMYKGELVEQGPTAEVLNNPQHEYTRRLLADVPRLHRAHEPVGV, encoded by the coding sequence ATGATGACGACACAAAATAGACAATCTCCGCTTCTGGAAGTTCGCAATTTATCGCGCACCTTCGGCGCGGGCGATCATATCGTACGTGCTGTTGATAACGTCTCCTTTGACCTGTACAAAGGCGAAGTTGTGGCTATCGTCGGCGAGAGCGGCAGCGGTAAATCCACATTGGCACGGCTTTTGCTGCGCTTACTGGATACAACCTCTGGTGAGATCCGGGTACAGGGCAAAGACGTCCTGTCTTATCACAACCATGGAGACCTCAAAAAATATTGGCAGGTGGTGCAGGGGGCCTTTCAGGATTCTTTCGCAGCGTTTAACCAATTTTATTCCATCCGCCGGACGCTTGCGAAATCGCTAAATGTATTGGACCGCACACTTACCAACAAAGAAGTGCAGGAGCGTATTGAAAACTCCCTGCTGGAAGTCGGCCTTGAGCCAAGCGACATCCTCAAAAAGTGGCCGCATCAACTTTCAGGCGGGCAGCTCCAACGCGTGATGATCGCACGGGCGCTAACCGTCGAGCCAGAACTCCTCATCGCGGATGAGCCAACCAGTATGTTGGATGCCTCGCTGCGCGTGACCGTCCTGAACCTGCTCTTAGCCCTCCAGAAGCGCCATAACATGAGCATCATCTTCATCACGCATGATCTGGGGCAGGCGAATTACGTCAGTGACCGCCTCCTTGTGATGTATAAAGGTGAATTGGTCGAGCAAGGGCCAACGGCTGAGGTATTAAACAACCCACAGCACGAATATACACGGCGTTTGCTGGCGGATGTACCACGCCTTCACCGGGCCCATGAGCCTGTTGGCGTCTGA
- a CDS encoding exo-beta-N-acetylmuramidase NamZ family protein has protein sequence MEGSSTVHTGIEVLREGSFGALAGQRVGLLTNPSAVDRQFISTYDILSQAANVDLVALYGPEHGFAAAAPDAAAVESTRDGKTGLPVYSLYGQTLRPTRDMLHDVDVLVCDIQDIGARFYTYLWTLSYILEACGEYGVDVVILDRPNPLGDTVAGPPLEPNFTSFVGRYNLPIQHGMTLGELAQMINGEWNRYPANLRVIQCEGWVRQMTWDATGLPFVTTSPAIPHASTVMQYPGACLIEGTTLSEGRGTALPFEVVGAPYIDGARLAEVLNEQQHPGVRFRPHAFLPTSSKFAGTTCYGVQAHITDTARFLPIETWLAVIIAVRRLYPDGFNWLPLSQEQYERGDVLHFDRLIGSDTPRLMIEDGASLDEITAGWSDFCAEFQAERQIYLLYD, from the coding sequence ATGGAAGGCAGCAGTACTGTACACACGGGCATTGAGGTTTTGCGAGAAGGCAGCTTTGGGGCCCTGGCTGGGCAGCGTGTGGGGTTGCTAACCAATCCTAGCGCTGTGGATCGCCAATTCATCAGCACATATGACATCCTCTCGCAAGCCGCCAACGTGGATTTAGTCGCACTCTATGGCCCGGAACATGGTTTTGCCGCGGCTGCGCCTGATGCGGCTGCTGTCGAAAGCACGCGTGATGGCAAAACGGGCTTGCCCGTCTATAGCTTATATGGTCAAACGCTGCGCCCGACCCGTGACATGCTGCATGACGTGGATGTACTCGTCTGTGATATCCAGGATATTGGCGCGCGCTTTTATACTTATCTCTGGACGCTCTCTTATATCCTTGAAGCCTGTGGTGAGTATGGCGTCGATGTCGTGATTCTGGATCGTCCGAATCCGCTGGGGGATACTGTCGCGGGGCCACCTCTTGAGCCGAACTTTACGTCATTTGTGGGTCGTTACAATTTGCCGATACAGCATGGCATGACGTTGGGCGAACTGGCCCAGATGATCAACGGCGAGTGGAACCGTTATCCGGCAAATCTGCGCGTCATTCAGTGTGAAGGCTGGGTGCGTCAGATGACGTGGGATGCTACAGGGCTGCCTTTTGTGACGACATCCCCGGCGATACCGCACGCCTCGACGGTGATGCAGTATCCAGGGGCTTGCCTGATTGAAGGGACGACGCTATCAGAAGGGCGCGGGACGGCCTTACCCTTCGAAGTTGTTGGCGCGCCTTATATCGATGGGGCACGGTTGGCAGAGGTGCTCAATGAACAGCAGCATCCCGGTGTGCGCTTCCGGCCACATGCTTTCTTGCCCACGAGCAGCAAATTCGCCGGTACGACCTGCTATGGCGTCCAGGCCCATATTACGGATACAGCGCGCTTCCTGCCAATTGAAACATGGTTGGCTGTGATCATCGCTGTGCGGCGGTTATATCCGGATGGCTTTAACTGGCTGCCACTTTCTCAGGAGCAATATGAACGGGGGGATGTGCTGCACTTCGACCGTTTGATCGGCAGTGATACGCCCCGCCTCATGATTGAGGATGGCGCGTCACTCGATGAAATAACGGCTGGCTGGAGCGACTTTTGCGCTGAATTCCAGGCCGAGCGCCAGATTTACCTGCTCTACGATTAA
- a CDS encoding mannonate dehydratase yields MKLGLGFYRNMLTDENFRFARQAGATHIVAHLVDYFNEGPRLPGAKHDGWGIVTAQDHLWTVEGLSELKAQIESHGLTLEAIENFDPTYWYDVLLDGPRRDAQMAHLKTIIRNMGTVGIPVMGYNFSIAGVWGHVTGPFGRGGAESVGFFGPDGPEETAIPQGMVWNMVYDPDAPAGSIGSVTHEQLWDRLERFLKEIIPVAEEAGVKVAAHPDDPPMPTIRGTARLVYQPEYYQKLLDIQPSPSNTMEFCVGSLAEMSEGDIYDVVDRYSQQNKIGYIHLRNVRGKVPHYEEVFIDEGDVDMLRVLQILHKNGYEGVLIPDHTPRMACDAPWHAGMAYALGYMRAGLRMMGAE; encoded by the coding sequence ATGAAACTTGGACTTGGCTTTTACCGCAATATGCTGACTGATGAGAACTTCCGCTTTGCGCGGCAGGCGGGCGCGACGCATATTGTGGCGCATCTGGTCGATTATTTTAATGAAGGGCCGCGCCTACCAGGGGCCAAACATGACGGATGGGGCATCGTCACAGCGCAGGACCACCTATGGACTGTCGAAGGCTTATCCGAGCTCAAAGCGCAGATTGAATCGCATGGCCTGACGCTAGAGGCCATTGAGAACTTCGACCCGACGTACTGGTACGATGTACTGCTGGATGGGCCTCGCCGCGATGCTCAAATGGCCCATCTCAAGACCATCATCCGCAACATGGGCACAGTCGGCATCCCGGTGATGGGCTATAACTTCAGCATTGCGGGGGTATGGGGGCACGTAACGGGGCCGTTCGGACGCGGGGGCGCGGAATCGGTGGGCTTCTTCGGCCCAGATGGCCCGGAAGAAACAGCTATCCCACAGGGCATGGTCTGGAATATGGTCTATGATCCGGATGCTCCGGCAGGTAGCATCGGCAGCGTGACGCATGAACAATTATGGGACCGCCTGGAGCGCTTCTTGAAAGAGATCATCCCCGTGGCGGAAGAAGCAGGCGTTAAGGTGGCAGCACACCCAGATGACCCGCCCATGCCCACCATTCGCGGCACGGCGCGTTTGGTTTATCAGCCTGAGTATTACCAAAAGCTGCTGGATATTCAGCCCAGCCCATCGAACACGATGGAATTTTGTGTGGGTTCCCTGGCGGAGATGTCCGAGGGCGATATTTACGATGTCGTGGACCGCTACAGCCAGCAGAATAAGATCGGCTATATTCATCTGCGCAATGTGCGCGGCAAAGTGCCCCACTATGAAGAAGTCTTCATTGATGAAGGCGATGTCGATATGCTGCGCGTGCTGCAAATCCTGCATAAAAATGGCTATGAGGGCGTCCTCATCCCTGATCATACGCCGCGTATGGCGTGTGATGCACCCTGGCACGCCGGGATGGCCTATGCACTTGGTTACATGCGGGCAGGCCTGCGGATGATGGGTGCCGAATAA
- a CDS encoding D-lyxose/D-mannose family sugar isomerase: MALSRAEVKKWQQVALEYLEKAGIVLTEDEKQQIEIADLGLNEYEQTGLALVVYYNDELYCAKELILMPHQTCPQHKHPPVPELNYIGKQETFRCRWGEVYLYVEGDPAANPVAQPPQNRKETYTVWHEIVLKPGEQYTIPPQTWHWFQGGPDGAVVSEFSTRSLDEYDLFTDVDIQRVPEIIDEL, translated from the coding sequence ATGGCTTTATCACGCGCGGAAGTCAAAAAGTGGCAGCAGGTCGCCCTGGAATACCTGGAAAAAGCAGGGATTGTCTTGACGGAGGACGAGAAACAGCAGATCGAGATTGCTGACCTGGGATTGAATGAGTATGAACAGACCGGGTTAGCGCTGGTTGTGTATTATAACGATGAGCTATATTGCGCCAAAGAACTGATCCTCATGCCACACCAGACCTGCCCCCAGCACAAACACCCACCTGTGCCGGAACTCAACTATATCGGTAAGCAAGAGACATTCCGCTGCCGTTGGGGTGAGGTCTACTTATATGTTGAAGGTGACCCGGCTGCTAACCCCGTCGCCCAACCACCACAAAATCGCAAAGAAACCTATACGGTCTGGCACGAAATTGTGCTCAAACCGGGTGAACAATACACAATTCCGCCGCAGACATGGCACTGGTTCCAGGGTGGGCCGGATGGCGCTGTCGTGAGTGAGTTCAGCACTCGCAGCCTGGATGAATATGATCTCTTTACGGATGTGGACATTCAGCGTGTGCCGGAGATCATTGATGAGCTATAG
- the nagA gene encoding N-acetylglucosamine-6-phosphate deacetylase — MTTLFENGRIIGPSRTWETGWLLVDEKTILAMGHGQAPSFDNINRIDAQGLTLLPGFIDVHVHGAIGYEAMDNDPDATRAMARFYAQHGVTSYLPTTWTDSRERIQATLDHIAEMQGPQSDGATILGVHLEGPYLDVSKRGAQLEEYVRRADQEEATAFLDAGVIRLLSLAPEYEENFWLIEECRRRGITVSAAHTNATHDQMMAGIDRGVTHATHTFNAMVGLHHREPGGLGAVMVRPEVFCEIIADTIHVHPTATKILYAAKGPDRVVLITDAVRVAGLPDGTYEDAGRQVVVRDGAIHLTSGTLAGSSLTMDRALRNWLQVTGEPLEVIWRCSSLNAAQSIGVSDRKGSLEVGKDADIVLVDDDINVRLTMAEGRIVYQAES; from the coding sequence ATGACCACTTTATTTGAAAATGGACGCATCATCGGGCCAAGCCGCACCTGGGAAACAGGCTGGCTGCTCGTAGACGAAAAGACGATCCTGGCGATGGGGCACGGGCAGGCACCATCCTTTGATAACATCAACCGCATTGACGCACAGGGGCTAACGCTCCTCCCTGGCTTTATTGATGTGCATGTGCATGGGGCTATCGGCTACGAAGCTATGGATAATGATCCTGATGCGACCCGCGCGATGGCACGCTTCTATGCCCAGCATGGCGTCACCAGCTACCTCCCTACCACATGGACAGATTCCCGCGAGCGCATCCAGGCCACGCTAGACCACATCGCGGAAATGCAGGGTCCCCAGTCAGATGGTGCGACAATCCTGGGCGTGCACCTGGAAGGGCCCTATCTGGATGTTTCTAAACGTGGGGCACAACTTGAAGAATACGTGCGCCGTGCAGATCAGGAGGAGGCGACAGCCTTCCTGGATGCTGGCGTTATTCGGCTGCTCTCTTTAGCGCCGGAATATGAAGAAAATTTCTGGTTAATTGAAGAATGCCGTCGCCGGGGCATCACAGTTTCAGCAGCTCATACCAACGCCACTCATGACCAGATGATGGCAGGCATCGACCGGGGTGTGACACACGCCACCCATACATTTAATGCCATGGTTGGCCTGCATCATCGTGAACCGGGTGGTCTGGGCGCTGTGATGGTACGTCCAGAGGTCTTCTGTGAGATCATCGCAGATACGATTCATGTGCATCCCACAGCCACGAAAATCCTCTATGCGGCCAAAGGGCCAGATCGCGTTGTGCTCATCACAGATGCCGTGCGCGTCGCGGGGTTGCCAGATGGCACCTACGAAGATGCTGGCCGCCAAGTCGTGGTGCGCGATGGGGCCATCCACTTAACGAGCGGCACCCTGGCCGGGAGTTCCCTGACGATGGACCGGGCGCTGCGCAACTGGCTGCAAGTCACTGGCGAGCCATTAGAGGTTATCTGGCGGTGCAGCAGCCTGAACGCTGCACAGTCCATTGGCGTCTCTGATCGTAAGGGCAGCCTGGAAGTAGGCAAAGATGCCGACATTGTGCTGGTCGATGATGACATCAACGTCCGCCTGACCATGGCCGAAGGGCGCATTGTCTATCAGGCTGAATCATAA
- a CDS encoding ATP-dependent Clp protease proteolytic subunit: MSLYNHSLNSVIPMVVEQSARGGERAYDIYSLLLKERVIMLGTEVNSDSANLIVAQLLFLAREDPDRTIQMYINSPGGSVYAGMAIYDAMQTVPAPISTTAVGMTASFGTVVLTAGEKGLRYALPNATIHMHQPHGGAQGQTSDLLIQVEESQRMKERLTDIFVEQTGQPRDVIIRDNDRDRYFSAEAAVEYGLVDAVIEHQSPMPKLEEPKREYGFSTNGHSHSENGHQ, translated from the coding sequence ATGTCTCTCTATAATCATTCGCTCAACAGCGTCATCCCGATGGTGGTGGAGCAATCCGCCCGTGGGGGTGAACGTGCCTACGATATCTATTCCCTGCTGCTCAAAGAGCGCGTCATCATGCTGGGTACAGAAGTGAACTCGGATTCTGCTAACCTGATCGTGGCTCAGCTCCTATTCCTCGCACGCGAAGACCCGGACCGCACAATCCAGATGTACATCAATTCGCCCGGTGGCAGCGTCTATGCCGGGATGGCAATCTATGACGCCATGCAGACGGTCCCCGCGCCGATTTCCACAACAGCGGTCGGCATGACGGCCAGCTTTGGTACAGTGGTCCTCACGGCTGGCGAGAAGGGCCTGCGCTATGCGCTGCCGAATGCCACAATCCATATGCATCAGCCGCATGGGGGTGCCCAGGGCCAGACGTCTGACCTACTCATTCAGGTAGAAGAATCGCAGCGGATGAAAGAGCGTCTCACGGATATCTTCGTCGAGCAAACTGGACAGCCGCGCGATGTGATCATCCGCGATAATGACCGTGATCGTTATTTCAGTGCGGAGGCGGCTGTGGAATACGGCCTGGTTGATGCCGTGATCGAACATCAATCCCCGATGCCTAAGTTAGAAGAGCCAAAGCGTGAATACGGCTTCAGTACCAATGGGCATAGTCACAGTGAAAATGGGCATCAATAG
- the deoC gene encoding deoxyribose-phosphate aldolase, producing the protein METIQATRHAEKRNTGTPLDLSWVEETHINPSATARRAATLGTRRSVKKEWQAAWLLRAITCTDLTTLAGDDTPGNVRRLAAKALNPVRQDILDALGMGDADITTGAVCVYHERIEDALAIVGDKVPVAAVSTGFPAGQSPYKQRIEEIKSSVAAGASEIDIVISREHVLTGNWEALYNEVCEMRMACGDAHMKTILATGELGPIWNVSKASKVCMMAGADFIKTSTGKESVNATLEVSLVMTRAIRDYLERTDMKVGFKPAGGIRSAKQALNWQILMKEELGNDWLMPNLFRFGASSLLTDIERQLSHYATGHYAAAHHMPMG; encoded by the coding sequence ATGGAAACGATACAAGCAACACGCCATGCTGAAAAGCGCAATACAGGGACGCCGCTGGATTTAAGCTGGGTTGAAGAGACACACATCAACCCCAGCGCGACAGCACGACGCGCCGCCACATTGGGCACACGGCGCTCTGTCAAAAAAGAATGGCAGGCTGCCTGGCTGCTGCGTGCGATCACCTGCACTGATCTGACGACCCTGGCAGGCGACGACACGCCCGGCAATGTCCGGCGGCTGGCTGCCAAAGCCCTGAACCCCGTCCGGCAAGACATCTTAGACGCCTTAGGCATGGGCGATGCCGATATCACAACAGGGGCCGTCTGCGTCTATCATGAGCGCATTGAAGATGCGCTCGCCATTGTGGGCGATAAGGTCCCGGTGGCAGCCGTTTCGACGGGCTTCCCGGCAGGCCAAAGCCCTTACAAACAGCGCATTGAAGAAATCAAGTCCTCTGTTGCAGCCGGGGCCAGCGAGATCGACATCGTGATTTCACGCGAGCACGTCCTGACTGGCAACTGGGAAGCGCTCTATAACGAAGTGTGCGAAATGCGTATGGCCTGCGGCGATGCCCACATGAAGACGATCCTGGCAACGGGTGAGCTTGGCCCCATCTGGAATGTGAGCAAGGCCAGCAAAGTCTGCATGATGGCCGGGGCAGATTTCATCAAAACCTCAACTGGCAAAGAATCCGTCAATGCCACGCTAGAAGTCAGCCTGGTGATGACGCGCGCCATCCGCGACTACCTGGAACGCACAGATATGAAAGTTGGCTTTAAGCCAGCAGGTGGTATCCGCAGCGCCAAGCAGGCCCTGAACTGGCAAATCCTGATGAAGGAGGAGCTTGGCAATGATTGGCTGATGCCAAATTTGTTCCGTTTTGGGGCCAGCAGCTTACTGACCGATATTGAGCGCCAGCTCTCACATTACGCCACCGGGCATTATGCCGCCGCGCATCATATGCCAATGGGGTAA
- a CDS encoding RNA polymerase sigma factor, protein MPGYKTASSQASPTAEAAEYAELVQRAQQAQGPERERLFNALVDQFAIAAQSWAYAKLENIHAAQDAVQEAFLTAYKNLDDLQDAAAFPSWLRRIVWTQCNRQMRKAKHVVALDDASLPAYADLSTEVEQRMLYRRLREAVHALPAHERVVTELFYLEEYSQQEVAEQLGIPLTTVKKRLQRAREHLRETMPPLNGLTMRLLMRAA, encoded by the coding sequence ATGCCCGGTTATAAAACAGCCAGCAGTCAGGCTAGCCCGACTGCGGAAGCTGCCGAATATGCAGAACTGGTCCAGCGCGCGCAACAAGCGCAGGGCCCTGAGCGTGAGCGCCTCTTTAACGCGCTGGTCGATCAATTTGCTATTGCGGCTCAATCCTGGGCTTATGCCAAGCTGGAGAATATCCATGCGGCCCAGGACGCGGTGCAAGAGGCTTTTCTCACGGCTTATAAAAACCTGGATGATTTGCAGGACGCGGCGGCGTTCCCATCCTGGTTACGGCGCATCGTCTGGACGCAGTGCAACCGCCAGATGCGCAAGGCGAAGCACGTAGTCGCGCTTGATGACGCCAGCTTGCCAGCTTATGCAGATCTATCGACAGAGGTGGAACAGCGCATGCTGTATCGTCGTCTGAGAGAAGCCGTTCATGCGCTCCCAGCGCACGAACGCGTGGTGACGGAACTGTTTTACTTAGAAGAGTACTCTCAGCAAGAAGTCGCGGAGCAGCTTGGCATCCCCTTGACGACCGTCAAGAAGCGCTTACAGCGTGCCCGTGAACATCTGCGGGAGACAATGCCGCCACTGAACGGCCTGACAATGCGCCTGCTGATGCGTGCTGCTTAA